The following coding sequences lie in one Alloacidobacterium dinghuense genomic window:
- a CDS encoding MBL fold metallo-hydrolase has translation MPVFKNVGVHIFAATIGCAAIVASAQTTFQKPAWCQKLPRPEYSKFQRIDVADTWFEVYRVAPDVFAIYEPHQSEETISYIIVGNARALLFDTGMGIGDLKALTSKLSSLPVTVLNSHTHDDHVGDNWQFDTVYGMDTDFTRQNAKGSKAGAQAEIAPGELCGALPAGFNPSTYTTRPWHVTKWLHDGDSIDLGGRTLEVIGTPGHTPDSICLLDRANRLLFSGDTYYPGPIWLYRPETDLVAYGNSVRRLAALQPQVKVVLGAHNVPVAPPEVLGELAAAFDKVQAGQVHYKAAGEGKATYEVGGITFLMKPPVIAR, from the coding sequence ATGCCGGTGTTTAAGAACGTTGGAGTTCATATTTTTGCTGCGACGATTGGCTGCGCTGCAATCGTCGCAAGCGCACAGACGACATTTCAGAAACCCGCGTGGTGCCAGAAATTGCCCCGGCCTGAGTACTCGAAGTTTCAACGAATTGATGTCGCCGACACATGGTTTGAGGTCTACAGAGTCGCACCGGACGTCTTCGCGATCTATGAGCCGCACCAGTCCGAAGAGACGATCAGTTATATCATCGTGGGGAACGCGCGGGCTCTGCTCTTCGACACGGGAATGGGCATCGGCGATCTGAAGGCCCTCACGTCAAAGCTCAGTAGTTTGCCCGTGACCGTGCTCAATAGCCACACGCACGACGATCACGTTGGAGACAATTGGCAATTCGATACGGTGTACGGTATGGACACGGACTTCACCAGGCAGAACGCAAAAGGCTCGAAGGCGGGCGCGCAGGCAGAGATCGCTCCGGGGGAGCTATGCGGTGCGCTTCCAGCAGGCTTTAACCCCTCTACATATACAACACGGCCTTGGCACGTAACGAAGTGGTTGCATGACGGCGACAGTATCGACCTGGGCGGAAGGACGCTGGAGGTTATCGGCACACCCGGGCACACCCCCGATTCGATCTGCTTGCTCGATCGAGCCAATCGGCTTCTCTTTTCTGGAGACACATATTATCCCGGTCCCATCTGGCTCTACCGACCGGAAACGGATTTGGTCGCCTACGGCAACTCGGTGCGGAGGCTGGCTGCATTGCAGCCGCAGGTCAAGGTAGTTCTCGGCGCTCATAATGTTCCTGTTGCGCCGCCGGAGGTCCTTGGTGAACTTGCCGCCGCGTTCGACAAGGTTCAGGCCGGACAGGTGCACTACAAGGCCGCCGGTGAGGGTAAGGCCACCTACGAAGTAGGCGGCATCACATTTCTGATGAAGCCGCCGGTGATTGCCCGATAA
- a CDS encoding choice-of-anchor D domain-containing protein, translating to MNAVRSVRFFLSALVLLICLPSNNALGASRQNLSLPLVFEENQGQASQQYRYLSHHNGMDAMFFREGVDFLLPGKSSDHQRLGLRLIGPDNDSSMVATNPLKSHSNYLLGADASRWIRGVSNYERIEYKSIYPGIDLAFYGNGSELEHDFQIAAGADPSSIAFRVSGSEHVELSHKGNLEIRAGSETLILRKPVAYQMFASLRKDVDAAFALEKDGSVHFHLGVYDAAHPLVIDPVFTFSTYLDGSNADNVTAVATDADRNIYVTGYTSSTDFPTQAPVYSQEAGGKDVFIAKLDPTGHTLIYSTYLGGSNDDFGGTIAVDSSGNAIVGGISSSTDFPHAGAVPSASYQSTYDAYFVASLKADGSGFNYVGKIGGSQGSATDGNYGRLAIDGSGNAYLAGVTSAPNFQITTGTLSSTVPGYPITSMFVLKVDSSGNLVYSTIVPGNATPDPSDQMINLFLPTGISVDASGQAMLAGTAGLGLPTTSGVVAPNFPNAYQNVVNPSSGFVLQLNATASAINYATYVPGTDSLGGMTVDKNGNVYVTGVTSESTLPVTANAYQQSIVPGPNCTCNSGYIVKLNAQGSSVLAATYLSGAPSQGNGGTSFSSIVVDSNFNVFVGGGTGSSSFPLQNPFTSQQETAPSALDMVLAEMSPDLSTLAFGSFLSATDGIFPGSTFSALAVDADNNLIVAGTTFANDFPTTSGAMQTQPPPPPNPNTGYAHAFISKINMATAAPSFCPSAWSASFGQTPAGSSATQTVTIVNCGNAPFDFSSITSSASTVKAAQSCGSIAPGASCPVTLTFSPVDDSALSGTVTFADNAAISPQVIQVYGQGVAPDLEPASNPLDLGHFMVGTQGPSVALNLYNRGNASLTISNIAISGSGFSIAQNNCTGSMSGGCVVQLIFSPQTAGVLSGSLTIASNDPVHPQLVVALTGTGDSTYSVPTISSVGTQYGPPQQTLQINNGPITLQVSGGNFYPASVIQLNGVSQQTTFGSNSLLKVTIAASSLTSLGEVPLTVVNPTPGGGESTPSTITPYQTLQISPSAVVVVPGSNLLYVAIPASAIANANTILPIDPTTGTPGTPIAVGNDPRLLAPSDDGKYLYVALFGDQTVQRINLQTEAVERTFPFSPNPFCPGCSTLPATDLHAVPGSPQEAVLAQGSMISLFNDNGLVNYIPTSYSQPAITVNNFAFVGNPPTIYSLPFVDAYFSIINLGGSGLSYTPNTATNPGGNNPPGDQVVSDGTLLYTSAGQVWDPSKESQVGTFPVDKTAYSSLFSLTLDPAPGAIYGIGSQLYNNSYIATTISAFGRQSLNLLNTLVFPQVTYPIISNLVRWGSDGFAFMAAGANLTDQELYLTRSSALTSTQSNPVPALSSISPASAAAGGGAFTLTVNGTNFVSSSTVSWNGTALPTTYVSSTQLTAVVASTDIAQSGTVQVTVTSPTPGGGSSVAQTFTISPVIPPATPNAVLSATSIAFGNIAQGSASAAQSITLSNTGTAALAIGSIAAGGDFVETNTCGASLAAGAACQISVVFTPSTAEAITGALTITNNSANSPQIIALSGTGVSAVSIGPAIGGSTSATISSGGTATYNLSLSGATGFSGTVSLSCSGAPQNATCAIDPTSLNLSSGGSANFTVTAKTTATQSSSILPASKLRLASLGVASLLLLPLLLQISKGRRILSGCLFTVIALCALAGCGGGSSGNTQPSNPTSPPTTPAGTYTLTVTATTGSTSIKQNLTLVVQ from the coding sequence GTGAACGCGGTACGATCTGTACGTTTTTTTCTTTCTGCCCTTGTTCTTTTAATTTGCCTCCCCTCAAACAATGCGCTGGGCGCATCGCGCCAGAATCTATCTCTGCCACTGGTTTTCGAGGAAAATCAGGGACAGGCGTCGCAGCAGTATCGCTATCTTTCCCATCACAACGGAATGGATGCGATGTTTTTTCGAGAAGGGGTTGATTTTCTCCTGCCTGGAAAAAGCAGTGATCATCAGCGCCTGGGATTGCGGCTCATCGGGCCGGATAATGACTCATCAATGGTCGCAACCAATCCCCTGAAAAGCCACAGCAACTATTTGCTGGGTGCAGATGCTTCCCGCTGGATTCGCGGCGTTTCAAACTACGAGCGAATTGAATACAAAAGCATCTACCCTGGAATTGATCTGGCCTTTTATGGAAATGGCAGCGAGTTGGAGCATGATTTTCAGATTGCGGCTGGTGCTGATCCGTCCTCGATTGCATTTCGAGTAAGCGGATCGGAGCATGTCGAACTTTCTCATAAGGGAAATCTTGAGATCCGCGCTGGTAGCGAGACGCTGATTCTAAGAAAGCCGGTCGCCTACCAGATGTTCGCGAGCCTGCGTAAGGACGTGGATGCTGCATTTGCCCTGGAGAAAGACGGCTCTGTACATTTCCATCTCGGCGTATACGATGCTGCGCATCCGCTGGTGATCGACCCCGTCTTTACGTTCTCGACATACCTCGACGGTTCGAATGCAGATAACGTGACAGCAGTTGCCACGGATGCTGATCGCAACATCTATGTCACGGGATATACCAGCTCCACAGACTTCCCCACCCAAGCTCCGGTCTATTCGCAGGAAGCAGGGGGCAAAGATGTATTTATCGCCAAGTTGGATCCTACCGGCCATACGCTGATCTACTCCACATATCTCGGCGGATCGAACGATGACTTTGGTGGCACGATCGCTGTGGACTCTTCCGGGAATGCCATTGTAGGCGGAATTTCCAGCTCTACGGATTTCCCGCATGCGGGAGCAGTTCCGTCAGCCTCATATCAGTCGACGTATGACGCCTACTTTGTAGCTTCGTTGAAAGCAGATGGTTCTGGGTTTAACTATGTGGGGAAGATTGGCGGTTCACAGGGCTCCGCTACCGACGGCAACTACGGCAGGTTGGCGATCGACGGGTCAGGGAATGCCTACCTTGCCGGGGTGACAAGTGCCCCTAATTTTCAGATCACTACAGGCACGCTCTCATCGACAGTTCCTGGTTATCCCATTACCAGCATGTTTGTCCTGAAGGTCGACTCTTCAGGCAATCTGGTCTATTCCACGATAGTCCCAGGTAACGCAACGCCGGATCCTTCCGATCAGATGATCAATCTATTCCTACCTACAGGCATCAGTGTCGACGCATCAGGGCAGGCAATGCTCGCAGGTACGGCTGGCCTTGGACTTCCGACGACATCCGGAGTTGTTGCGCCCAACTTTCCAAATGCATATCAGAATGTAGTGAACCCTAGCTCTGGCTTTGTATTGCAGCTAAACGCCACTGCTTCGGCAATCAACTATGCTACCTATGTACCGGGAACCGATTCATTGGGTGGGATGACTGTCGATAAGAATGGGAACGTTTATGTCACTGGCGTCACAAGTGAATCTACCCTGCCAGTTACCGCAAATGCCTATCAGCAGAGTATAGTTCCTGGACCGAATTGCACTTGCAACTCCGGATATATCGTCAAGCTGAACGCTCAGGGAAGTTCAGTCCTGGCTGCTACGTATCTGAGCGGGGCGCCTTCACAAGGAAACGGAGGCACTTCGTTCAGCTCCATCGTGGTTGATAGCAATTTCAACGTGTTCGTAGGCGGTGGGACAGGTTCGTCGAGCTTTCCTTTGCAGAATCCATTCACCTCCCAACAGGAAACTGCCCCTTCTGCGTTGGATATGGTCCTGGCTGAGATGAGCCCGGATCTTAGCACTCTCGCATTCGGCAGTTTCCTGAGCGCAACGGACGGCATCTTTCCAGGGTCTACATTTTCTGCTCTCGCCGTTGATGCCGATAATAACCTCATCGTGGCTGGCACAACCTTCGCGAACGATTTCCCAACGACATCAGGCGCTATGCAGACGCAACCGCCGCCACCTCCGAATCCAAATACCGGCTATGCTCACGCTTTCATTTCAAAGATCAATATGGCAACAGCGGCGCCTTCATTCTGCCCGAGCGCATGGAGCGCGAGCTTTGGCCAGACGCCGGCAGGAAGTTCTGCCACTCAGACCGTGACCATCGTGAATTGTGGTAACGCGCCGTTCGATTTTTCCTCCATCACATCGTCAGCCTCGACCGTCAAGGCGGCGCAAAGCTGCGGATCGATTGCTCCGGGCGCATCCTGCCCGGTGACCCTAACGTTTAGCCCTGTTGACGACAGTGCTTTGTCAGGTACGGTCACCTTCGCCGACAATGCGGCAATTTCTCCGCAGGTGATCCAGGTATACGGCCAGGGAGTAGCTCCTGATCTGGAGCCGGCGTCGAATCCACTTGACCTCGGACATTTCATGGTCGGTACACAGGGTCCGTCAGTTGCGCTGAATCTTTACAACAGAGGAAACGCATCTCTTACGATCAGCAATATCGCGATCAGCGGCAGCGGCTTCTCAATTGCGCAAAATAACTGCACCGGGAGTATGTCGGGTGGATGCGTCGTTCAACTGATCTTTTCACCTCAAACAGCAGGTGTGCTATCTGGATCTCTAACGATTGCTTCGAATGATCCGGTACATCCGCAGTTGGTCGTGGCTCTTACCGGAACCGGCGATAGCACTTACAGTGTGCCTACTATCAGCTCTGTTGGAACTCAATATGGGCCGCCCCAGCAAACGCTGCAGATCAACAATGGACCGATTACCCTGCAGGTTAGCGGAGGCAACTTCTACCCGGCGTCTGTCATACAACTGAATGGCGTCTCACAACAGACTACATTTGGAAGTAACAGCCTGCTAAAGGTCACGATTGCTGCCTCGTCGTTAACCTCGCTCGGCGAAGTTCCGCTCACAGTTGTAAATCCTACCCCGGGAGGCGGCGAAAGCACTCCCTCGACCATCACTCCGTATCAAACGCTGCAAATTAGTCCATCGGCTGTAGTAGTTGTCCCAGGCTCAAATCTTTTGTATGTCGCAATTCCTGCATCGGCTATCGCCAATGCGAATACTATCCTGCCGATTGATCCTACGACGGGTACGCCAGGCACGCCGATTGCAGTTGGCAATGACCCGAGGCTGCTTGCGCCTTCTGATGACGGCAAGTATTTGTATGTAGCGCTGTTTGGCGATCAAACTGTGCAGCGCATCAATCTGCAAACGGAAGCAGTTGAACGTACATTTCCGTTTTCGCCCAATCCCTTCTGTCCGGGTTGCTCGACTCTTCCTGCTACCGATCTGCATGCAGTTCCAGGATCACCTCAGGAAGCAGTGCTGGCGCAAGGATCGATGATCTCGTTGTTTAACGACAACGGCCTTGTCAACTACATCCCGACCAGTTACAGCCAGCCGGCGATAACTGTCAACAACTTTGCTTTTGTTGGCAATCCACCAACGATCTATTCGCTTCCTTTTGTGGATGCTTATTTCTCGATCATCAACCTAGGTGGTTCGGGACTGAGCTATACACCGAATACGGCTACAAATCCTGGAGGGAATAACCCCCCAGGGGATCAAGTTGTTTCAGATGGAACGCTGCTCTACACAAGTGCTGGACAAGTGTGGGACCCATCCAAAGAATCTCAGGTAGGAACGTTTCCTGTTGACAAAACTGCATACTCAAGCCTGTTTAGTTTGACTCTTGATCCTGCGCCTGGAGCCATTTACGGAATCGGATCGCAACTTTATAACAATAGTTACATCGCCACGACAATTTCAGCGTTTGGACGCCAATCACTCAATCTTTTAAACACCTTGGTCTTCCCCCAAGTTACCTATCCGATCATCAGCAATCTCGTGCGTTGGGGATCAGATGGGTTCGCGTTTATGGCTGCTGGAGCGAACCTTACAGATCAGGAACTCTACCTTACGCGCAGCAGTGCCCTCACTTCCACTCAATCCAATCCTGTACCAGCACTGAGTTCCATATCGCCTGCCTCGGCAGCAGCAGGCGGCGGAGCGTTTACGCTAACCGTGAACGGAACCAACTTTGTCTCAAGCTCGACTGTGTCCTGGAACGGCACTGCGCTTCCGACAACCTATGTCAGCAGCACTCAGCTCACCGCAGTAGTTGCGTCTACAGATATTGCCCAAAGCGGGACGGTGCAGGTAACAGTGACAAGCCCTACGCCAGGCGGCGGTTCCTCAGTGGCGCAAACCTTCACCATCAGTCCGGTTATTCCGCCGGCAACTCCGAATGCGGTGTTGTCAGCAACAAGCATTGCATTTGGCAATATTGCGCAAGGTAGCGCAAGCGCAGCACAGTCGATCACCCTAAGCAATACAGGAACAGCAGCCCTTGCGATCGGTTCCATCGCCGCTGGTGGAGATTTTGTTGAGACAAATACCTGCGGAGCCAGTCTCGCTGCAGGTGCTGCCTGCCAGATTTCCGTCGTATTTACTCCTTCTACCGCAGAAGCGATCACCGGAGCCCTCACGATTACCAACAATTCTGCAAATAGCCCGCAGATAATCGCTCTCTCCGGTACGGGTGTTTCAGCGGTAAGCATTGGCCCAGCTATTGGAGGCTCGACTTCGGCAACAATCTCAAGTGGGGGAACAGCTACCTACAATCTTTCACTGTCTGGAGCTACGGGTTTCAGCGGAACAGTCTCACTGAGCTGCAGCGGGGCTCCGCAGAATGCCACCTGCGCTATTGACCCGACGAGCCTCAACCTCTCGTCCGGCGGATCAGCGAATTTCACGGTAACTGCAAAAACTACAGCTACACAATCATCTTCGATATTACCGGCTTCAAAGCTCCGTCTGGCAAGTCTCGGAGTGGCATCTTTACTCCTTTTGCCTCTTCTCCTTCAGATCAGTAAGGGTCGCCGAATCCTGAGCGGTTGCCTATTTACCGTAATTGCATTGTGCGCGCTTGCAGGATGTGGCGGAGGGAGTAGCGGCAATACTCAGCCGTCAAATCCCACGTCACCACCGACTACACCAGCGGGGACTTACACACTCACAGTCACTGCAACCACTGGCAGCACAAGCATCAAACAAAATCTGACGCTCGTTGTCCAATAG
- a CDS encoding helix-turn-helix domain-containing protein, with protein sequence MKYLLSGGNHMTVIAKLRTKQGLMDAKEVAPLLDMNKEVLYRKAKAGLVPHFRILGQVKFDPVALAEWLEERQVRP encoded by the coding sequence ATGAAGTATTTGCTTTCAGGGGGAAATCATATGACAGTGATTGCAAAGCTGAGAACGAAGCAGGGTTTGATGGATGCAAAGGAGGTAGCGCCTTTGTTGGACATGAATAAGGAAGTGCTCTACCGTAAAGCGAAAGCTGGATTGGTCCCGCACTTTCGAATTCTAGGACAAGTAAAGTTTGATCCGGTGGCGCTTGCGGAATGGCTGGAGGAGCGGCAAGTTCGTCCTTAG